Below is a genomic region from Parus major isolate Abel chromosome 22, Parus_major1.1, whole genome shotgun sequence.
GGCTGTGTAAGTGTCTAATATGTGTCTGTAAAGTTGTGAGTGTAGGCACatcccagcctccctgcagcaggcGCCTGCTCTGGGTCCCATGAGTGTCCCATGGCTGAGCCTGAGCCTCCAGCCCTTCTGTGACCTCTCCAGGACTGTCCcgaggagcagagcagggctggtcccactgctgagggctctgggctgggccagGTGCAGGAGAGGGAAGTGGCTGAGGATGGCAGCGGCTGCCTGACCCCAGGGGCACAAACGACAGGCTGGATTGTCCCTGCCACCTTCTCCCTGTCATTTACCTCTCTCTGCTCATTCTGTGTTGCAGAACCTGGCCATTGGAGCAGGTGCTGTCGGATCTCTGCAGCTGACCTACATCTCCAAGGTAATGCTGGggtggggcagagggaaggtgAGTGCTCCCTGTTTTCCCCTTGTCCTTGTGCTGTTCCAGGAGAGGCAATGGCTTGCTCTGGAAGCACCCAAGGCCaggtcctgctcctgcctgagctCGTGACCGTGTCCCTGAGATGAAGCCTGAGTGGGGCTGTGGGAAGCAGTGAGGGACCCCACAGCACAAGGATCCCAGTGCTGGGACCATCCTCACCCTGGGCTGGGGTGGGACAGGCTGCAAGGCTGGGttgcaggaggaagaggagctgctctgctgggaggaaggaCACGGGGTGGCCAGGGCCGGGTGGGAACAGGAGTGTGCTATGGGGGtgagctgggcacagagctggaaattaCCTGAGCAGTGCTTCAGGAGCTCAGAGGGCAGTGCCCTGAAGGATGAGACCACCTGGAAACTCACTTGTGTGTCTGAAAGGTGTCCAGTCCCcatggaaaggcaggaaaagtgCAGTGAGCACCAAGTGTCAGACAGGCAGCGAGTGGAGCTCTGGCAGGGGGGAGTGGAGCTCTGGCAGGGGGAAGTGGAGCTGCcaccatcctcctcctgcaggggCCCCTCAGCTGCTGGGGGGGACTGGGGGCTGCCACAGCAGGCACAACTCAGCTTTATCCTGGAGCTGGATATAGCATTGGACAGATCTTTCTGTTCCTGCTGAATCATGATTTATAAATTGAGCGCAGATGAAGCAATGCTGAGAGGCTGAGCCTTCCCCATTTTGGAAAGAGCCTCACAAATTATATAGgttttagtttaaaagaaaattgctgCAGGACAGCATTTGGTCACAAACTGTGGGGTTGGGTTCTGTCAGTGGCTGGAACTACCAACAGTAAATATACCAGAAAAAGGGAGGTTTGCttgagaaaacatatttaaagcaTTATGGACTGTCTTTGAAGGAGGAGGACTGTCAGAATAAATACTCCACGAATGCTGTTTGTGGAGCCTCAAGGAATATTATTCTTATATAAATGATTCCTActcttcagggaaaaaacactGCTATTTTCCCTCAAGTCTCTTAATTGCTGAAGAGAGTGGCTGTGTTAATCCAGAAGAATGGATGTTTTCAGGTCCTCTGAAAGCTTTCTGTCCTCTGCTGAGCCAGGgcctgaggggctgcaggggatgaAAGCCCTGGCTCCTTGCTGACTTGCCCCTGGGACCCTCTGCTGGTGTGGCCAGTTcccttcagctgtgctgaggctcAGGTTGTCCTCACATCTGTGGGGTCCTGCTCAAGGCTCCTGTCTGGGgtggcagagcccaggcagggagcagggtggATGGGTGGAAActtccagctctggctgtgctgttaACTCCATTTTTTCCCTGGTTTGCTCTGTCACAGGTTAGCGTTGCCACCCCGAAACAGAAGCCTAAAACTCCGTTCTGCTTTggtgagtgagtgagtgggGTCCTGGTGGGCTCTGGGGGGGACACCCTGCCTCAGGAAGCTCAGTGTGGTGCCTGTGCCACGAGTTcttctggctgctgccagctctccttGTCCTTCCCTTCTCTGGCAGTTATCAACGCTCTGTCCCAGCGCTATTTCTTGCAAGCCAGTGACCAAAAGGACCTGCAGGACTGGGTGGAGGCACTGAACAGGGCCAGTAAGATCACGGTAGGTTACTTAAAGCTCTTCTCCATTGTTCCTTCCACCATGCCCAGGGGTCTTTATGGTTGGGGTTTACTTGTGTGTCTTCCTTtgccctcccagctctgctggggaacAGCAGCCATGCCCCAGGAAGGTCCTGTTGGAGCCATCAacatcccctcctgctccaggccctcctcctcctcctcctgtctggcccagccagctcctcacTGTGGCTGTCAAAGGGTGGCTTTATTGTGCTTCAGTAACTTATTTATTCAACTTTTATTCTTcctggaataaataaaacatcacacagctcctgtgatgaggcacagcagggcactggggctgtgcctgcatCCAGAGGGGCTcatctgcctcctcctcctcctctcaggTACTGGAGTGCTCAGGGAGCCAAGAGCCGATGGGCACTGACCCAGTGCTGGCTCCCaacagggctgtccctgctcccaacagggctgtccctgctctccccacacctgtccctgctctccccacacctgtccctgctctccagggctgtccctctctccccacacctgtccctgctctccccacacaCCTGTCCCTGCTCNNNNNNNNNNNNNNNNNNNNNNNNNNNNNNNNNNNNNNNNNNNNNNNNNNNNNNNNNNNNNNNNNNNNNNNNNNNNNNNNNNNNNNNNNNNNNNNNNNNNNNNNNNNNNNNNNNNNNNNNNNNNNNNNNNNNNNNNNNNNNNNNNNNNNNNNNNNNNNNNNNNNNNNNNNNNNNNNNNNNNNNNNNNNNNNNNNNNNNNNNNNNNNNNNNNNNNNNNNNNNNNNNNNNNNNNNNNNNNNNNNNNNNNNNNNNNNNNNNNNNNNNNNNNNNNNNNNNNNNNNNNNNNNNNNNNNNNNNNNNNNNNNNNNNNNNNNNNNNNNNNNNNNNNNNNNNNNNNNNNNNNNNNNNNNNNNNNNNNNNNNNNNNNNNNCTCTCCCCacacctgtccctgctctccccaagcccctctgcagctggggcaCTCTCACCCCAAGCCCTGCACCAGGGATtgggggctggcagctccaggacagTTTCTGCCTGGATGGGGGTCCCAGGAAAGGGCTGGGGGTTTCTGCTCTGAGCATGGAGCCACACGAGCAGAGTTTCACTGGGTCGTGCACTGATGTGTGTTTTTTGTGCTGTGTAAACTAgatgtgaggaaaaataatgtaaacagTTTGACTGGGGCCTATCCAtgagttttttctttaaaatccctGGAGTGCCACGTTGTAGTCTCTGTGGGAAACTCATCTGCAAGACCAGACCTAGCTGGgactttccttctttctctgcaaGCACATGAAGTGTGACAACCTTTGCatctgcagctgccaggctgctctggctggTGCCTTCTCTGGCTGGTGCCTTCTCTGGCTGGTGCCTTCTCTGGCTGGTGCCTTCTCTGGCTGGTGCCTTCTCTGGCTGGTGCCTTCTCTGGCTGGCTCCAGCTGATATTAGCCACAGAttccacctgcagagctgggcagagctgtaCCCAGAGCTCGCCTGGGCTCTGTCTGGGTGCATTGGCAGCAATTTCCTCCAGGGTCGCTgcctctgggcagggcagggggatgctgccaggctggcagaggtgGCAGCTGGGGTGACAGCAGGACGAGATGCATCTCCTGTTTCTGCAAGAAACCGTGGTGAGCTCCACGCCCTGATTTTGGCCAGCCCTTCCCGGCTCTGGCCGCGCCCCGGCTGGGACCGGCTCGTCCAGCCCTTCAGGGaggagctgtcccaggctggCCGGGCCACCGGGACCAGGGTGATGCGGCCACCGGGACCAGGGTGACGGGGCCAGAGCCGGGACCAGGGTGATGCTGCCACCGGGACCAGGGTGATGCGGCCACCGGGACCAGGGTGACGGGGCCAGAGCCGGGACCAGGGTGACGGGGCCACCGGGACCAGGGTGATGCTGCCACCGGGACCAGGGTGATGCGGCCACCCTGCCCCACtctgtgggcacagcagcagcgGGGCTGGCATTAGGGGAGCTGaggtgtggggctgggaagggaagctTGGGAAGGATAACtttctgtgcagagccaggtgCCAGAAGGAAGGaactgggaagggaaagagaatgACCCTGCTGGGAGCCGTGTTGCTGcaccccagcccctgcccaggcgTTTGGGGCCGCTCACAGGGGGACACGGCCAGCGCTGGGGTCACGGCTGTGGCCGTGCCAATCAGCCTCGTTAGCCAGACCCAGCTCCTCATTAAGCCTGGCTGTAACTGGAGCAGGGACAATTAAAGGAACAAGCGTCCCACAAACTCACTGAGCTGCAGAAGCAAATCACAGGTGCCTGTGAAGGGATGTTTAATCACTGAGCTCCTCTCATCTCTCCTCCGGGTGTCTCCTGCCTCCCAGGGGGTTCCACACCCTCCCGAACTGGGCTGCTTGGCCAGAGTTGTCTCTAAAGGGATGTTGCTGCATTAGACAGAGATGGGGTGCCCAGTGCAGGTTTGGGGACACCCAGCATCCTGTGTCCCTCATCCCTTCCTTTCTCCCACAGGTACCAAAGGGTGGCAGCGTCCCGCCGGCCACGGAAGTCACGAAGCCTTCTGTGGTGGCCCAGGCACAGGAGAGGAAGCCCCAGGTGGCCTACAAAACCGAGATTGTTGCAGGAGTAGTGGTGCACACGCCCATCTCTATCAACCAGGTGAGCTGCTCTGCACTTTCATTTCTGGACACAGTGTGCCTACAAAGCCTTGGCCCTGCAGGTATCGatggctgctctgagcaccctgaACACCTCTGCTTTGTCTCACTCTGAAGTGTGATGAGACGAGGgggagtgaggaggaggagctcATGGAGCTTCTTTCCACGTGTCCTGGGTGCAAATCCACTCTTGaggtgcccagggcagaggaatCCTGTTGGGTGCCCCCACCACAGGGGGACTGTCCCCAGGGTGGTGGCTGGCACCGCTGGCCGTGGCTCTgatcccctgccctggcacacgGCTGGGTGTGCACGTGGCCATCAGTGTCTCCCACCTTTGGGCACTTGTCCAGCTCTGGCTCTCGCTGCAGCTCTTATCAGTGGCAGCACTAAAAATAGAGTAGGGAATTCAATCATTGCAGCAGTTTTTGCTGGCAGATGCTTTTAACACTTCCCTGGCCGTGGGGCTCGGCAGGATCTAGGGGTGTACGGAGGTTGTGGGGCACAGAGGGGTTTTTCTGGAGGTGGTGCATCAGCTGCCAGAATATTTCCGTGCTCTTGCTGCTTCCCCTGTGGGAAATGGCCattcccctgctgcagcttcctgggCGTGTCCGTGGTTTCCTGGCTGGGTCCCAGCCGCTGCTGCTCAGGACTGCAGTGGGGCGTGGATGCCCTGGCTGCACCCCAGAGCGGCCAGGAGATcaccccagctcctgggcaTGTGGTACCCCAGCTGCAGGAGTGTCCTCACCCCTGGCTTTGGGCACGTCCTGTGTGGTGGCTGCAGAGGTGGCACAGCCCAGGCCGTGGGTGGCATCCCCGTCCTGGCCGTGCTGCAGCcgtgctgctctgctctctgcaggggctgggcagcactCTGAGGCCACATGAAAAGCTGTTTGTGTGTTCTGGGAACACTGAAGGTGCTGGGCAGGCAGATTTACCCAAACTGGGGCTGTGTAAGGCTGGCAGTGGCCATCCCACTGCCATGGCAGTGCTCAAACCTCAGCCAAGCGGGGAAGGGCTTGGAGGGATGGGGAAGAAGCTGAGTGCAGAAGATGTTTCATCTCAACCATCCTCTGCATTTCtggggggaagggaaggcacTGCTGGGATGATGCTGGAGGGTAGGGCAGGGTCTGGCCCTTGAGGTGTGCTCAGGGAAAGCAGGGGTGGGTGCTGAGCACACGGTTCTGACCACAGCTCCTTGGTGctcacagcactgagcactgcacctgggcagggacagcttcaCTTCCTAAACTCCAGACACCCAAGTATCCTTGGGAGAACTTACCTCTGAAAATGACACCCAGAGACTTTATGGCTTTTCTGAGCAATTTATTCCCATGGTATATTGCTTTCTCCCATTGGAAAGCATTCCTTTCTAGTTTGTGTTTGGTGGTTCTTGTTCTCTCATACCTTCAGTGGTGCAGTTGAGTCACCTCTTTGTCCATGATGAGCCAGGCAGATGGGCTCTATTCGCTCTCCTTCTGCAGGGGATTTTCTTCAGCCCTCAAATGgcttctctgcagctcttctgaTTTCTCGTTTTTAACACCTGGTTGCCAAAAGGGTGAATAGTACCAGGGGGGTGAATAGTACCAGGGcagcagcccagaaagccacaCACAGTGAGAGAGAgaccagctctgggctctggctCATTGCCCTGCCcgtgctcagccctgccaggagcccTTGGCTCTCACACTTCTCTCGGGGCTTGTGTCAGGTGGCTTTTTCCTGCAGGGCCTTCCAGCAGGGATGGCCTCCCTGCTCAGGGTggctctgtctctgctgcaggacGGCGGGGAGGGCAGCGAGGTGGCCGCACACCCTCTGCTGCGGCGCTCGCAGAGCTACATCCCCCCCTCGGCTGCCAGGCCGCCCGCCGGGCCAGCCGCGCTCAAGAGCGGCTTCTGCGTCAAACAGGGCAACGTGGTGAgtgctggccagggctggggctgccccacagcccgggctgctccagggacaggcagggccCGGCACCGAgcaatttccttctgttttgcagaggaagagctggaagcGGCGGTACTTTGTTCTGGATGAGTTTTCCATCAGTTATTACAAGTGTGAGCAGGTGAGCAACTCCCCCGAggccccagcagggctctggcacCGCTGCTGTGCTGGCACGGGGACCCTGGGTGGGCACAtgccagccccagggccagCCAAGCCCACACTGTCTCCTCTCACCTCTGCAGGACAAGGAGCCTTTGCGTTCGATTCTCTTGAAAGATGTTTGCAAAACCCACGAGTGCCTGGTCAAGTCTGGGTAATGCTCTCACCCACGTTTCCCTGCCGAGGCCCCAGGCTGGTTCAGGCCAGGGGAGCCGTGGGAAGCGGCTCTGGAGGTGTTGGCCTTCACCCAGCCCAGGGGGCTGCAGTGTCTCGGGAACAAGTTACTGCAGCAAACACTGATAAAATCAAAGTAACCTAAGGACTGGCAATGAAAAATAACCTAAGAAAACAAACCTCTTCAGCTAAAGTAAAAATACAATGTATTAATGTATCTCTGAACTGTGTATTCCTAATGAGCAATAGCAAGCTGATATTTAAAATGAGCTGGGAGTGCAGTGGGTTATGGTGGGGGAGGGCAGGGGTTTGCTGGCTGATGGTAGAGCTGGGGGATTTCTGGCTGAAGCTCTCTGGGTGCTGGACTCTTCTCAAAATCCAAATGAGATCCAAGGTTCCTCCCAGCACACTCCAGAGATGAGGATAAACACCGGGGTTTTCCTGTCCACAACAGCTGCTGGGTGTGACTGTCCCTCTCTCACTGTTTCTAGTGACCTCCTGATGCGAGACAACCTCTTTGAAATCATAACGGGCTCCAGGACCTTCTACATCCAGGTGAGCAGCTGAGGCCAGGATAATTTTTGGGGCAGAAAGTTCAGCTCTCAGGAATGGGCTGTTCCCCACAGGGCTTTGCCAGTGAACGTGAGCAGATGGGGCTGTAACACACGAGTGTGAGGGAGAGCTGTGGGGGGATTCACTTCTCCCGTGGAATTGCTTATAATGATTGTGAGagcaggagaaggcagagctgag
It encodes:
- the PLEKHA2 gene encoding pleckstrin homology domain-containing family A member 2 isoform X1 — its product is MPYLDRQNRICGFLDIEENETCGKFLRRYFILDTQANHLLWYMDNPQNLAIGAGAVGSLQLTYISKVSVATPKQKPKTPFCFVINALSQRYFLQASDQKDLQDWVEALNRASKITVPKGGSVPPATEVTKPSVVAQAQERKPQVAYKTEIVAGVVVHTPISINQDGGEGSEVAAHPLLRRSQSYIPPSAARPPAGPAALKSGFCVKQGNVRKSWKRRYFVLDEFSISYYKCEQDKEPLRSILLKDVCKTHECLVKSGDLLMRDNLFEIITGSRTFYIQADSPEDMHSWIRAITGAVQALKTRPREMSFVRSRPGGSSGPCQPRPWAEERRALCKAPSSSSWQPWTPVPAAEGQRPALGELPAPLRDSATRGTRLRHRSEPQQLKGKPFAFDLDDESIRTSDV
- the PLEKHA2 gene encoding pleckstrin homology domain-containing family A member 2 isoform X2, which translates into the protein MPYLDRQNRICGFLDIEENETCGKFLRRYFILDTQANHLLWYMDNPQNLAIGAGAVGSLQLTYISKVSVATPKQKPKTPFCFVINALSQRYFLQASDQKDLQDWVEALNRASKITVPKGGSVPPATEVTKPSVVAQAQERKPQVAYKTEIVAGVVVHTPISINQRKSWKRRYFVLDEFSISYYKCEQDKEPLRSILLKDVCKTHECLVKSGDLLMRDNLFEIITGSRTFYIQADSPEDMHSWIRAITGAVQALKTRPREMSFVRSRPGGSSGPCQPRPWAEERRALCKAPSSSSWQPWTPVPAAEGQRPALGELPAPLRDSATRGTRLRHRSEPQQLKGKPFAFDLDDESIRTSDV